GAAGGGCTGGGCCGTGCAGCGGGCGGCGGAGCTGCTGACGGGGCTGGGCGCGAAGCGGCTGTGCCTCAACGCGGGTGGCGACGTGGCGGCGACCGGCGGGCCGTGGCGGGTGGGGGTGCGTCACCCGGAGCGGGCCGACCGCCTCTGTGTGGTCCTGTCGGTCACGGACGGCGCGGTCGCCACGTCCGCCCGCTACGAGCGCGGCGACCACATCCTCGACGGGCGCACCGGGCGCCCGGCGACGGGCCTCCTCAGCCTCACGGTGGTGGCCCCGTCCCTCACCGAGGCCGACGCGACGGCGACGGCGGCGTTCGCGATGGGCACGGAGGGCATCGAGTGGGCCGCGTCGCGGGAGGGGTGCGAGGTCTTCGCGGTCGACGCCGAGCAACGGGTCTTCCGCACCCCGGGGTTGCCGGTGGCGGCGTAAGGGCGCCTCACAACTCGGGGGCGCGGGTGGTTCGGCGACTGCGGCCAGTACGTGGCTGTTCGCGCAGTTCCCCGCGCCCTGAAGGGGCCTGCGGCTCTCATCTCCCCCCCGCCCGGCCCCGAGGGAGAGCGCCTCGCACCCCCGGCGCACCGGACGCCGCCCGCGGAAATCCCGTTGCGGCCACGCCCCCGCCCCCCGACAGTGGCCCCATGACCACGACCCACCCCACCCCCCTCCCGCCCGGCCTGGCC
The DNA window shown above is from Streptomyces akebiae and carries:
- a CDS encoding FAD:protein FMN transferase; translated protein: MRRVEHIMGFPISLLIEDEEATAEAAEPAFAWLREVDARFSPFRADSEVSRLDRGELAPHELSPDLTEVLALCEEYRVATDGAFDVRLPGRGLDPCAMVKGWAVQRAAELLTGLGAKRLCLNAGGDVAATGGPWRVGVRHPERADRLCVVLSVTDGAVATSARYERGDHILDGRTGRPATGLLSLTVVAPSLTEADATATAAFAMGTEGIEWAASREGCEVFAVDAEQRVFRTPGLPVAA